The Setaria viridis chromosome 2, Setaria_viridis_v4.0, whole genome shotgun sequence DNA window AGGGCTGATATATTAGGTGTTACGAATTCTTTATTTGCCACTAGAAATTTGTGAGCTCCTAATTGCGTCACAGACTGGGTCCAGTCGTCCagacccacatgtcagtgagAAAATGGATGGAAACTGCATACCTGTATGCTGTCAATTGCCCCAAGCAGCAGTAACTGGGTGATACATTTGCTCCTGACAGTTTCCATCATAGGGCTCTCTTCCTCTTCAGCCTTGTCAGCCTCATCATCAGGTGCCTAGATCAACACGTAAGTACATAGCCAAAGGAGAAATATCAGTACTTCCATACTTGCATACTCATGGTATCAATGCCAAAACACTTGAGTTCCAGTGTTCATAGCTACTTTGGATGCCACATGAGCTACCAAATATGAAGGGTTAGAACAGGCTAAAACTAGCTCAAATGAGCCAAGCTTCAACAACGGCCAAATTTTTTGGACAACAAGCAGAATAGCAGAAAGTTCAGGAAATCTAACAACTTATTTGACATAACAAATTGACTACTAATGGTAACACATACCATCAGCTGTCACAGGCTCACAGTAGTAGGGATGCATAAATAGAATTTTATTAACTATACATGTTACCATATTACTTATGAGTTCATGCAATGCATCCCTTGTTCACAAAATCACAAGTCACAACCCCAAATGGACTCAGGTGCCGAAGTTAACATACAAGCTATAACAAAATAACCAGCATCTTTCGTGAGATGGACCAAAACAAAATTTGACAATACTAAATGAAAGTTATTGATAAATAGTTCTTTTATGAGAATGTGTGGTTAAATAATTAGTTATGCACAGATACACCAAGCTGCAAGCACATATGACCTATCAAATTGTGTTGGGGAAAATGCATGCGTATACCTTCACAGGTGAGGGTGGAGCAATATCATCAGATCGGCCTTTTGATTTGGATGTAAGACTTCTGACCAAAAGATTATCCATCATGTTGCCCATAATTCTTTGCCCTATGCTTTGGCCACGTGGGGAAACAGCAGGTTGTGTTCTCCCTGATGGTGATGGCGAACCTAGATGAATACATAAATTGTGTAGATCTTTTCATGTTGCAGTCCATATCGAATTTAGTGCATAAAAACAACTAGAGGAACACCTCATATCAGGATACCTTCCGAATTATCCAGGCTAGTTTGTGGATTTGCTTCTGGATGACTATATTCACCATTATTGCTTATGGAGACTTCTCCCCTGGTGCCATTGTAACTATCACCATGTGAGTTGCTCTCTGCTTCTCTTGAAAGTACCTGCTGGTTGTTTGACTTCTGAAATCCTAATGAATTGAGCAGTTCGAGGGGCTGAGTTGTGTATGATGCATCCCTGACAAGTGACAATAatacataaataaataatgatACGTAAATACTAACTTTGGTAGGAATAAAATTTAAGAAAGTACCTAATACTCTTTAGTAATGTTTCCCAGTCACCATCGCTGAACTGGTGACCACCAACCTCTATCAGATGAACTAAAGCACCAAGAGCAATTGAAACAACAGTTTGGTCTGTTTTCTTGGCACACTCAAGCAGCAAGCTCAGAAGAGGTGGAAGCATAAAGGATACCTCCTGTAAATGCCAGAATCAGGTGGTGACCAATCAAACAAGTTTCAATTGGATCTCTTGTTCTATGGGCAGCTTAAATGAAATATAAAATGTCTGTGAAATGTAGGAGGGATCAACAATTCAGCAAACTGATGTTCTGAATTACACAAAGGATGTCCCTGAAGCAACTAGAGTCAGAAAGGAAGGATAGCATACATACCTTATAGAAAGTATTGAAAAGGTTGCAGATTAACTGCAGCGAATGAATGCTAGTATCACGAAGCCAATCATCGCCAGACGAAAGCCCATCTCTTCCAGCATGCCTTACATGATCAAATATAGGAAACAGAACACGATGGAAAATACTCTCCCAGAAGGGAGAAGAGAACTTATGTCCTCTCTCATTCAGCAAATCAAACAACACTTCAAGTGCGCAATGTCTGACTTCTGGTCTAGAGTCCAAAGTCAAATCAGACAAGCCAGCGAGCATTGGAAACCAGTAGTGCTCAGTCACATCAAAATTGGCTTCTGGAACAACATCAATAGGTTTAACAGCACCACCTGGAATGAACCCCTGTATGATGAAGAGATGAATGAGGCAAACAAGAAGGCAGTCCCAATTCCCATGAATAAGAGAGCAACGAGAAGGACAACATCAACAAAAAGTGGATGCAGACAACTTAATATACAAGTAAAGGGTATTGACAATCCCCACCTCTGCCAAACGATCTTCACATATACGTAGGAGAGCAATAGCCTTCAAACTAATTCGAGGAGTGCATTTGTTATTTGCAAAACCAATAAGACAGTTGACACAATCCATGAAGCAATCACCAACAACTTGATCAAAATGTTCCAAGATAACTGCAAAACATCATTTAAATGACAAAGTCAGACAATAAAATTTCAATATTGCTAGGATATAAGCTGGGTAAGGCACTTTATGAGCCAGCTGTATAAATTCCTTATTTACCTTGTTCTACGTTTTCAAAAGCACTCTCAACAATTGATTCATCCTCGTCATCAGCCGCTGCAGTGAATATCATGAATACGCAACGCCAACCTGACTTTATGCTGCCAACTTTTGACTTGATCAACTACATGTTCATCAAGCAAAGTTTTTACATATAACATTATTTGATAAGAAACACCAGATCATCATATTTGATTGAGGCTTAAATTCCATGCATCAGGACATACCTGAACAATGCAATCAACAATTAGACCACGGATTTTTGAGTTGTGGCTATTCCTCATTAAAATGACAAAAGGCTTCAGTATGTCACTTTGAAATGTGAAGTTGTTTAGTTCTGCACGCTCCAAGTACTTCATACCAAGCTGTCTTAGCGAGTCGATGGCATACATAGCAACTTTCTCCTCCTGGTGGCTTCCAGCAGCAATAAAATGCTGAGCCAACACAGACCATATTCTAGCCCACACCTACATTTCCATGTGCAAATGGTTAGTTATTGCTGGCTAGGGCAGATTGCATGTTTAAACCCACTATTTATCACTTCATATTAATAGTCTTAAGAAAAATAGAGTGAAATGGATGGCACAGCGCAAACGAGAGCCAGGGCATACCAGACGTATACGAGCCATGTTATAGTAGCTTATCTCAACAAGCTTTTGCAAGCTAAAAACACGAGCAGGTGTTTGTTTCAGCTCTTCAGCAGAAACACCGCAAAGGGCAgtgaagaattcaacaattgaATCACTTGGCAGTTTTACACTGTTTACAAAGATTTGTTCAGCAGGCTTCCCAGCCAACTCTTTCAATGATTGGACTACAGAATCCCTTGATATTTGATTTGATCCCACCATTACAGATGCAGAAATTGAAGGGTTTGAAGTGATATATTCAAGTCTCGAAACACATTCTAAAACAGCATTCCAAGTATCTTGTAAAGCATCCATATCTGTGTCAGCTAGACCAAGAAGAGTCCGCAGTGCCTCAACATTTTTACTACGCATCTCCTTGGGAGCATGCAAAAATGTAAACCTGCAAAAGGGTAATTAAGAAAAGGATGGCAGTGCGTTCATATTACTATATTAAAAAAGTGGAattgtactatatgatgaaattcAAAGGATAAACTACCTCACTAAGGACGTCAAGAAAGCATAGCGCATGGTGTCCATCCCAAGAACACGAGTAAGATGGATACCAGCTCGAAACCCATCCATGCATGATACAACCCTAGGCTTACTGTCACCTTCCTCCATGGTCACAGAAAATGTTGCAAGCAAAGGCCATCCTACAGCTTCAAGCATTGGCCTAACAAGCTCAACCTGCTGTGCAACATGAAAAACACCTTTCTTCTGTCCCTGGTTCTTGAAAAGTGCCTGAGTCTGTTTGATGATCTTTTCACTCTCTGCCTTTGTATCACTTGCTGACTTCAGTCTTGGAAGGGCTAGATTGAGGATATTGACAAGACGGCCTCTTTCTTCTGTTTCAGGTCTCTTAATAGTTTTTGATGCATCATGCAAATCATCTTTCATTTTTATCTCTTCCTTGACAATGGAATCATAAATTTCTTCCAAGAGCTCCTTCGGAGCACATTCCTCTGCATCACTCACAGTGTTCATACGAACAAAATCTGATTTTGACATCTTAGGCCACACCATCGGATTATGTGCATCAGTATTCAACATTATAACAGCATAAGCAAGAACATAAGCAGTATCAGCATTTTTGAAAAGTCCAGGATTATCAGCACAGTACCTGCAAATAATCATATCAGCATTTGGGGATCACTGGTGGAAATCTTGAAGAAAAAACGCATCGAGTCCTATAAATATATACATACCGCTCAGCAAACTTTTCCATTATGCGATCTATCTTCTGTGCCTCACCAGGAAGGCGAAATCCTTTCAGGAACTCACGAATTGCAGCATCAAACGTCAACCCTGAAAACTGCATGGAGTCAACATAGGCATGCATCACAGCAAGAGGAAACTCCTCATGCTGTCCCAAATATTCACCAATCATAACCTGCATAGAGATAATAAAGGTTAGATGGAGGTACACCTTTTGACAAATAATATTATATTGCATGTTACAGCAAGACACTCAATAAAATCTTAAAATCACCTTATCCAAGCTGGAAGTGTTCTTGAGAAACTGAGCTACAGATGACGCCTTATTTTCAACCAACTTATTTGACAATAAATACTCGATCCCTTTTGCTGGTTTACGATTAAACTACAAAAGATGTAAAACGTTTAAGAAACATGGCAAGATTTCAGTTGCGAAGTGGATAAGAAAACTGCAGGTGCAGGCACTACACCTCTGAGACTGCAGCTTCCATTGTCGACTTGTGAGCTTTGGCTCTCTCAAACTGATTCCGGCCATCCTCTTGGCCCTTGGTCTCATCGGTTGTCAAGCTCCTTGAAGCATCCTCTTCATGAGATTCAACAGTGCTCCCTTGCTTTGAGGAATCTCTTCGAAGTTGCTCCCAATCAGCCAATGACTTCAGAATACTCACCAAGCACTGCAATTCAAAGTCTTCATGTCACACTAACATTAAACAAGAAATTATCAAGGAGATGTAAGTAATCTGAATGATAGTAACCTGGAGAGACGAGCCTTTTACAGAAACTGTTTGAGATGACACAATGGAGTTAGTATCAGCAATTTGAGATCCTTGTGCAATTCTTGAGAGTGCACTAACCTGATAGGAGATATATGATCAGATATGTTACAAGCCaaacaaaaggagaaaaaaaaaagaagatatgGTTTCTATGAGAAATTCAGAAGCCATGCTttgtgaacaaaaaaaaaaccttatGCTTACCATGAGTTCAAAAAGATTTGGTCCCTCAAGATCACAGTCATAGTTCACAAACACATCTGCAAGCATTTGGGGATCTCTGCAAACTTTCTCCAACATCCTGGTTGGAAAATCAGTCAAATAACATCAATTATACATGTACAGGATATCTAGAACGACCAAACCGTGTCTGTTCATGCATTATGCATGTAGCTGAGATTCCATAAAGAAAAAAGAGGATCACCTAAGAACACTAGCCTTCTGGCTGAGGGGGCTATCAGAGCTATCTAGAGACCTCAAAATTATCAGAGGAAAGAAGACACCAATTTCCCCCTGCACAAGTATTTAAAAAACACGAAGAATGTAATGATGTGAAAAGCAACACAAcacaaaacaaaaacaacaaaCATATTAATCTTCTTAATAACAAACTTACCTTCAGACTCTCTCTAAAACGGAGCAACAGGACTGAAAATATTCCACAAGCATACtgtcaaagaagaaaagacAGTTTAGCATGATAGCCCACTTGTTACAAAATCGATCAGTACTGTCACACCAAGTATGATGAAATCAACATTGATAAATTTTCAATTTTGACCTGAAAAACAACTGGAGATGAAGAGACGGATGCTCGGAGAAGAGCGTATGAAAGATATGCTTTGACCGAATCAATGAAGTGGAAATTTTTTGTGAACGCATCACTGACTCCTTCTAGCAGCCCCTGGTGAAAATAGCTACGAAATAACATCAAAACAAACAAATAATACAAATATTAGGAACCCAAAAGAGGTAAACTAACCTGTAACAGTTCAAGTGACAGCAGCCTTGTCTTTGTAGCAACCTCATCGCTTTCTTCTTTCATGCTCATCTGAAAGGATGGCAAAAGTTAGGAAGGATGCAAGGGTGACTTTCGTGTTAGCTCTCATTAAAGTAACACTATATAACCAACCAACCTTGCAAAGAGTCCGAAAGAGCAACAGCGCATCACGCTGTATTATATTCACAGTGTCCAGGTCGATTCCACTGGAAAAGGAGGGGGACAAAAGCAATTAGTAACTGTCACATCCAAGTTTCCGATGTGTCACCTGGAAAGACAAGAAAAATCCCATATACTAAGCACAACTTAACAAGCCTAACAAACCGTGACACTTTCTTcccatcttcaagttcaacagcCTTGTCCAGAACAGCCTCCAACCCCTGTAAAAGAACTGGTATTAGAGTAATGCAATACATGACACATTTGGGAAGTCCTGATAGAAGCATCATAGCAACAAACGATCCAATTTCACTACCTTAATATCTGCTCCTCCTGCAAGATTCTGAAGCTCTTCAACAGATGTCGGAGGTGCTTCTGAAGCCCGATTCATGGACAATGCATCTCCAAGAGTAACTTTTTCCTCATCTTGGCTATCAGTAGATATTTCCCCATTTTCAGAGTCCTTTGTGCTAGATGGCGGTGTCTCTTTAACCGCAGAGCTTGCAGGTGATACAGAAACCTGGAACCAAGAAAAGGTAAAATCAATACCTGGAAACAACCTCAATGAATAATTTTCGTATGCATAAGAGAGGATATGCGGAAATTCTTTGCCTGCTCGGATTCCATTCTCCTGAATACAATGCTGATCATCTGGGTCAACATAGCCTTTGAGGTAGCCTGGTTCACAGGGCTCTTGCTATGGAAATACAAATGAATAAATTATCATACATGTTTTAAAGGGTAAAATACTGCAAATGAGAAGACGGCAATATAAAAGGTACCTATTGAGAGCAATGTTATAGCATACTCTAATGACTCCAAGCAATGGTTCTCCATGAACTGCATTCCAAACAAACAGAAGCAAACTCAAAATATGTATTTGCTGCTCAGATTGTTCTTTAATATAGTAAGATAGCTACATGCAGAACTATTTTGGCCTCACTGCCTTTTTTTAGCAGTAAATTATATGAATGCATTAACGACTTCCACCGTGTTTTTGTACATGGTTTTTATGAAGACACAAACagatgcaaaaaaataaaagtacAGTAAGGAACGTTTGCCGAAACTAATACATGCATCTTGCAATGTTATGTATAAGCTTGGCCATTGCCTAGCATGATGCCATCATATCTCACAAATGCATTTCAAACAAACAACAGAGTTAATTAAACTTGCCCAATAAACAGAATATTAGGAAACATAGAGAATGAGAATAACTTGTAAAGATTACCTCTAAACCTATTTGAAGCAACAGCATTGAGAAGCACtttcaagacttggagaacagtACTACAACACAGAGATGATACTCAAGTTAGTACTTGTGCAAAAGTGCGACAGAACATTATCTTAGTTTAATGTGATGTATACCTGTCTGAGGAGGTGTTATCGACACAACCACAGACCATGTTTAGGATGTCTGTAAATAATGCGGAATTTTTACCACCTTCCAAACCAGGATCACCTTCTAAATGGTCATAAGCAATAAGTTTCTGGTAAAAAAACATTGAACAGCTCAATCAGAAAGGATTGTTTAAGATCTGTCATCTAATGTTGCATTTTTACATAAAAAAAGTGGTAAAGATACAATAGCAGGCTGATTCTTGGTCCAAAAAAATGGGTTGAAAAGGACTGGCAACTAGTGCATTGATCTGGACTGCTTTGCAACTAGCATAAAATCCACACGCTTGATGCAATCCCAAGTAATTTAGCACTGCCCCAACTTTTGGACACGTAGTATAAGGATGGGGTGGAAATAGATTTCTGATGGATCATGGGGAAGATATGGTAGCACCAGATCTCACATCTGTATAAGTGTATAGACAATTACCACGCAAAGAAGAAGGACCCAAATTCAGAGATACACTAGATGTATATGATGGCAAGTTGGCAACATAGAACTTATATAGACGTATTTGCACATCATGTTTGTGAATTCCAGATTATGGGTGGCATAGCATCGTATCTCATTGAAACTTGTAATATAATTGATGAATCAACTTAATGTCTGGACACCTACATGTTCTTATTGCGCACTCATTTTACTATCCTGAGTTCCATTTTATATACTACTATACATATCCTCTTTGCATAACGATAGTCTGCAATCTCGCCAAAATTGTAAATAAGTCAAATGGCATAAACCTGCAACTATCTATCATCTCTAGCCCAAACAACCAATTGTCAGAGACTTGGCTTTGCACATGCAAAATGAGGAATGGTCCATGCCAGCATCTACCCTAGACAAGGAAATGTGGTTCGAGCCTGCTAACGTCCAAAGCATACATGGTGCCAGAGCGAATGATCCCTCCAACGGCACGCATTTTTGCTAGTCAACGATTCTCGGCATCAATGCAACACATCTGCCGCTTTGAGAGCCTCAAGCAGGCAGGCAGGTAAGCAAAGGACGAGGAGAAAGGGGACGGTGATGATGATTAATTACGTGGAGGCAGTCGAGCGCGGGCTCGACGAGCTTGACGTGCTTGGTCtcgacggcgaggcggagcggctgcAGCACGAGCTCGGCCTGGGGTCCCTCGAGCACGCGCCCGGCCGACGCGAGCGCCTCCGTGATGACCGCGCCCTCCGCGGTGGCGCCCTTGATGCTATCTGCAACGACACGCGCCGCGCGGAGACCACCGCAGCTCCATCGTCAGACACCACGAGATCCCAATGCGCGGGAGGGGAGGCGAGGAAAGGGCACGCACCGAGGTACGACTGGATGGATTGCTGGAGCGCGGCGAACTTGCCGCGGTTGGCGGCGCACTCCTTGAGCATGGCCTCGAAGGCCCGCGTGACGAACCCGCCCGCGgcgcccgccatggccgcggaTCTCAGCTCCGGCCGCGGAGACGAGGTAGAGGGGCGGAGTGGTTAGATCCGAGGAGGAAGAGTGGGCATGGGATGGAAGAGGGCGCGAGATCTGGAGGGGATGCGAGATCTGAATGAGGAGGAGACCGGGAGAGCCCCCGCTGCTGTCCTCGGCTCGGCGAGGGCGGATCGGACCTGGTTGTCTCGCACAGtggcacacgcacgcacgcttgCTCGGCTGATTTTGGAGAAACCGTGCCAAACACCTCACATGAAAATGACCTCACTTAAGCTCCTTGAAACCCACTAACGGGAGCCATTTGATGTAGCGGGagcttaaaaaaaaaaatagctccagcGACTtcgaggtgtttggatactaggtgctaaactttatccgtgtcacatcgaatgttcatatgctaattaggaggactaaacatgagctaattataaaactaattgcagaaccatgTGCTAATTCGTGCGACGAAtctattagcaaatggttaatgtagcaccaccTTGTCAAATCAtatactaattaggcttaatagattcgtctcgcgaattagacttcatcagtgcaattagttttataattagcctatgtttaatactcctaattagcatccaaacatctgatgtgacatgtgctaaattttagtgggatgtatcaaacaccccttcTCCTCCTTTTGCCACTCTTGTCCTCGGTGGGGCCCGCAGACGGAGCGAGGGGGCCAACATCAGGAAGTGAGGGTAGAGGTAGCCGGCAGTGGGCGGCGGAGGCAAAGACGATGACGGTGCGGCCGAggtgggcggcggaggcggaggcggacgagGTTGGGGCGACGGTGAGCGGAGGGCCGCTGCGGCAATGGGGGAGCATGCGCGCACGTGTGGCGCCGGTGGCGTGGGGAGGAAATGAGGCCGGAGAGTGTTGATGGTGTGGGAAGAGGGCGCGGCCGCGGTGGGGCTGGAGGGCGCGAGCACGGGCATGGTGGGGCTGGACGGTACTGGCGGCGCAAGAGAGCGGGCTTGTAGCGGACAGCGGTGCTGGCGTGGAGTAGAGGAGCGGACGGCAGCAGTACTAGCGTGGAGACGGCGTGAATGGATAAAGAACGGTGGGAAGAAAAGTAAAAGagaaaggaaatgaaaaaagaaggaaaaagaagtaTAGGAAGGAAAAGAGGATAAATAAAAAAGGTAAGGATAGTATGGACATTTTATATTGTTATATTTTAAACATACAGGAGAAGACGTTTTGCCTTTTCCAATTGGAAAAGTCAGAGTAAAAAACCGCTCCATCAGAGCAGCCATAGCCGAAGCTATTTCAGCTATAGTCACAGCCCTGTCAAACGAGTCCTTCGTTTGTTTTAGGCTTTTAGCAGGCAGATTGCCAGGACACTTTGCGAAATTTCTTTACGCGGGCATATACTTGCCTTGTCAGGGCGTTTTACTGTTACAGAGCACCAGAGCGAATTGCTCGTGTATCCTGCAACATGTGTTTGATAAATTTTTGCAGATGATGATAAAAGATTGTTTAAACGTTGCGCCAATCCATTTCAATATCATGTTTTTCATAAAACAATAGTTGAAAAATTTGTCCGCGGGACACTGAAACATCAAatttgagattttatatgcagCACACCGTAAAAGTGCAGTTTAGTCTCCAACACACTACATCAAATAAACTAGTCATTTTTCTAAAAAGAACATGTTAAAAGACCATTTTACCCTTCGCGGGCAGCCACGTCCTTCTCTCTCGTCTCTTCCTCCCCTGTCCATCCGCCGGCCTCTCTCTACTGCGCCTTCCCTCGTgtttcctctctctcc harbors:
- the LOC117845189 gene encoding brefeldin A-inhibited guanine nucleotide-exchange protein 5, translating into MAGAAGGFVTRAFEAMLKECAANRGKFAALQQSIQSYLDSIKGATAEGAVITEALASAGRVLEGPQAELVLQPLRLAVETKHVKLVEPALDCLHKLIAYDHLEGDPGLEGGKNSALFTDILNMVCGCVDNTSSDSTVLQVLKVLLNAVASNRFRVHGEPLLGVIRVCYNIALNSKSPVNQATSKAMLTQMISIVFRRMESEQVSVSPASSAVKETPPSSTKDSENGEISTDSQDEEKVTLGDALSMNRASEAPPTSVEELQNLAGGADIKGLEAVLDKAVELEDGKKVSRGIDLDTVNIIQRDALLLFRTLCKMSMKEESDEVATKTRLLSLELLQGLLEGVSDAFTKNFHFIDSVKAYLSYALLRASVSSSPVVFQYACGIFSVLLLRFRESLKGEIGVFFPLIILRSLDSSDSPLSQKASVLRMLEKVCRDPQMLADVFVNYDCDLEGPNLFELMVSALSRIAQGSQIADTNSIVSSQTVSVKGSSLQCLVSILKSLADWEQLRRDSSKQGSTVESHEEDASRSLTTDETKGQEDGRNQFERAKAHKSTMEAAVSEFNRKPAKGIEYLLSNKLVENKASSVAQFLKNTSSLDKVMIGEYLGQHEEFPLAVMHAYVDSMQFSGLTFDAAIREFLKGFRLPGEAQKIDRIMEKFAERYCADNPGLFKNADTAYVLAYAVIMLNTDAHNPMVWPKMSKSDFVRMNTVSDAEECAPKELLEEIYDSIVKEEIKMKDDLHDASKTIKRPETEERGRLVNILNLALPRLKSASDTKAESEKIIKQTQALFKNQGQKKGVFHVAQQVELVRPMLEAVGWPLLATFSVTMEEGDSKPRVVSCMDGFRAGIHLTRVLGMDTMRYAFLTSLVRFTFLHAPKEMRSKNVEALRTLLGLADTDMDALQDTWNAVLECVSRLEYITSNPSISASVMVGSNQISRDSVVQSLKELAGKPAEQIFVNSVKLPSDSIVEFFTALCGVSAEELKQTPARVFSLQKLVEISYYNMARIRLVWARIWSVLAQHFIAAGSHQEEKVAMYAIDSLRQLGMKYLERAELNNFTFQSDILKPFVILMRNSHNSKIRGLIVDCIVQLIKSKVGSIKSGWRCVFMIFTAAADDEDESIVESAFENVEQVILEHFDQVVGDCFMDCVNCLIGFANNKCTPRISLKAIALLRICEDRLAEGFIPGGAVKPIDVVPEANFDVTEHYWFPMLAGLSDLTLDSRPEVRHCALEVLFDLLNERGHKFSSPFWESIFHRVLFPIFDHVRHAGRDGLSSGDDWLRDTSIHSLQLICNLFNTFYKEVSFMLPPLLSLLLECAKKTDQTVVSIALGALVHLIEVGGHQFSDGDWETLLKSIRDASYTTQPLELLNSLGFQKSNNQQVLSREAESNSHGDSYNGTRGEVSISNNGEYSHPEANPQTSLDNSEGSPSPSGRTQPAVSPRGQSIGQRIMGNMMDNLLVRSLTSKSKGRSDDIAPPSPVKAPDDEADKAEEEESPMMETVRSKCITQLLLLGAIDSIQKRYWSRLKATQQIAIMDILFSLLEFASSYNSPSNLRTRMHHIPPERPPLNLLRQELVGTAIYLDILHKSTVEQEEKDSTEETNGFSAESGEQEKIKNLAEGKLVSFCGQILKEASDLQPSTGEAASADIHRVLDLRAPVIVKVLKGMCIMDAQIFKRHLKEFYPLITKLICCDQMDVRGALGDLFSKQLTPLMP